One stretch of Actinacidiphila sp. DG2A-62 DNA includes these proteins:
- a CDS encoding MarR family winged helix-turn-helix transcriptional regulator, with amino-acid sequence MPQVPQGGKLTAAQVADEFSRTAKILVRHFDERLGEHGVSTPRSRLVVQVARSQPVRLTELALAVGIAQGTASSLVEALVRDGLLERQTSVDDRRSVLLRVTAEGAALAEEWTAGYEAAAEELFAPLTRQQMSTLVDILRILGAAEQSTDGS; translated from the coding sequence GTGCCCCAGGTGCCCCAGGGCGGGAAGCTCACGGCCGCACAGGTCGCCGACGAGTTCAGCCGCACGGCGAAGATCCTCGTGCGCCACTTCGACGAACGTCTCGGCGAGCACGGGGTGTCCACGCCGAGGTCCCGCCTGGTGGTCCAGGTGGCACGGTCGCAGCCCGTCCGCCTCACCGAGCTGGCGCTCGCGGTCGGCATCGCCCAGGGCACCGCGTCCAGCCTGGTCGAGGCGCTCGTCCGCGACGGACTGCTGGAACGGCAGACCAGCGTGGACGACCGCCGTTCCGTCCTCCTCCGGGTGACGGCGGAAGGGGCGGCACTGGCCGAGGAGTGGACGGCCGGTTACGAGGCCGCGGCGGAGGAGCTGTTCGCACCGCTGACGCGGCAGCAGATGTCGACGCTGGTCGACATCCTGCGCATCCTCGGCGCCGCGGAGCAGTCCACCGACGGCAGTTGA
- a CDS encoding NAD-dependent epimerase/dehydratase family protein: MKIFVTGGSGFVGNASVHRLVAEGHDVTALARSDAGARRVGAAGARPVRGDLADLRQDAAAAPGWLAELRGADAVVHLAARMEFWGPDALFAQANQIPTVALHAASVAAGVRRFVLVSAASVSTGSQRRPVVDESTPEGRPNTAYSRVKLATERALRDAPSGSTELVILRPPFVWGRGMTTIDAMAEVAEAGRFAWIDHGTHIVDFVHVENLVGAVLLGLTHGRHARAYYVTDGTPVPVRDFLTPLLATRGVDLSRSRSVPLAVAAPAAAVMDRTARLLRRKTAPPLTNWLVGFTGRDRSYDITAARTELGYAPEVTLDRGLAEMRRP; the protein is encoded by the coding sequence ATGAAGATCTTCGTCACCGGCGGCAGCGGTTTCGTCGGCAACGCGTCCGTCCACCGCCTGGTCGCCGAAGGACACGACGTCACGGCACTGGCCAGGTCGGACGCCGGTGCCCGGCGGGTAGGCGCGGCCGGCGCCCGGCCCGTTCGTGGGGATCTCGCCGACCTCCGCCAGGACGCCGCTGCGGCGCCGGGCTGGCTCGCCGAACTGCGGGGGGCCGACGCGGTCGTGCACCTCGCGGCCCGCATGGAGTTCTGGGGGCCCGACGCGCTCTTCGCACAGGCCAACCAGATCCCGACCGTCGCCCTGCACGCCGCGAGCGTGGCCGCCGGGGTGCGACGCTTCGTGCTCGTCAGTGCCGCGTCGGTCTCCACCGGCAGCCAGCGCCGTCCCGTCGTCGACGAGTCGACGCCGGAGGGCCGCCCGAACACCGCCTACAGCCGCGTCAAGCTCGCCACCGAGCGCGCCCTCCGGGACGCGCCGAGCGGGAGCACCGAACTGGTGATCCTCCGCCCGCCGTTCGTCTGGGGCCGCGGAATGACGACGATCGACGCGATGGCCGAGGTCGCGGAGGCCGGACGGTTCGCCTGGATCGACCACGGCACGCACATCGTCGACTTCGTGCACGTCGAGAACCTGGTCGGCGCCGTGCTCCTGGGACTCACGCACGGCCGCCACGCACGCGCCTACTACGTGACCGACGGCACCCCGGTGCCCGTCCGCGACTTCCTGACCCCCTTGCTGGCCACCCGCGGCGTGGATTTGTCCCGCAGCCGCAGCGTCCCCCTGGCGGTCGCGGCGCCCGCGGCGGCGGTGATGGACCGCACCGCGCGCCTGCTGCGCCGCAAGACCGCTCCCCCGCTGACGAACTGGCTCGTCGGCTTCACCGGCCGGGACCGTTCCTACGACATCACCGCCGCGAGGACGGAACTGGGCTACGCACCCGAGGTGACCCTGGACAGGGGCCTGGCGGAGATGCGCCGACCCTGA
- a CDS encoding family 78 glycoside hydrolase catalytic domain — protein sequence MVQPRTASGRPAARRPVLMLLAALTAWLTVAGLVLGAPASPAAAAGPGHGAGHGAGHVAAHPRDGAGAAPHGLTVGGLTAPVDLDASRTPLLGWQVGAGRQSGYQIQVATTAAALAGAPDVWDSGRVASAASGNVAYGGPALRAASGYVWRVRTWDASGAASAWSATASFGTGPGTSWTGASPIWAADALWRDYTFEGSFVIDAKYASVTFRESDTRDFYLWQFKGNGENTIAPQVQKNGVFSDLKAAEPLPFALATGAAYDFRIVAAGPTFTTYLKPAAATAWTPVDTTTDATFASGGVGFRTGLTEQATFDDITVTGSGGTLLYHNDFSNPGDSGFSCGTVVDQALFIDKSRSCGTGFGSVDWVFLRGDTTLAAGKRIAWAHLYATGASTAPTRQFVYKLWVNGAFTGVGPTRPVGSETRYDGYDVASLLRPGAVNTLGVLAYTTSDQRFLADLVVRYTDGSTQTFGTGPGWKARSGADVLPNAGSIGTGYYTAPMEDFDSRAYPAGFAAPGFDASSWTAPVVKAAFADLEPTPTAKVRQQFKTPASAVEYAPGDYFVDYGRSWIGGLSLDLTGSAGQVLDIRYGEVTSGPNTVRYKTSAGNTYEDTWTLKAGSQHLETWGLRVFRYVQITGAPTGLTAADLTAEAYVYPFDESAGVFDSSDAALDQVWALSRNTVEMSDQNLYVDSWERERGVYEADSYLQLMANLYTGGDAALGDYSLRFLLSSRTWPTEWPMYLVLAVHDSYEATGDTTALAAGYTALRGKLPDTWFDPASGLIHKTTGDTGGTCGADCDIVDWPASERDGYVFSSYNTVVNAIGYAAYRDMADIATALGRTADAAADSAKADAIKSAVNATMWDPVKGAYRDGLDDSGAPIGHYAVQASVFATAFGLADSGRAARVATYLGSRGMACSVYCAAFMIQALYAGGRPDLAHALLTSTGTDSWLNMIRAGAGATMEAWDLSLKPNTTYSHPWAASPAFDIPRDMFGIRPTTPGYATFDIRPQPGGVSWAHITVPTRRGGIGAAFRTAADGHVDLTVTVPPNTSADVCLPSAATTAHGSPRGAAHASGHGAAFAYLDGHRVPAAYDNGCLRVTGVRPGRHVLTTAPGRSADAR from the coding sequence ATGGTGCAGCCCAGAACCGCCAGCGGCCGGCCCGCCGCTCGTCGCCCCGTGCTGATGCTGCTCGCGGCGCTGACCGCGTGGCTCACCGTGGCCGGCCTCGTGCTCGGCGCCCCGGCGTCGCCCGCCGCCGCGGCGGGACCGGGCCACGGAGCGGGCCACGGAGCGGGTCACGTGGCGGCGCACCCCCGCGACGGCGCGGGAGCGGCCCCGCACGGCCTCACCGTCGGCGGCCTGACCGCTCCCGTCGACCTCGACGCGAGCCGTACGCCGCTGCTGGGATGGCAGGTCGGCGCGGGCCGCCAGAGCGGATACCAGATCCAGGTGGCGACCACGGCCGCCGCCCTGGCCGGCGCCCCCGACGTGTGGGACTCCGGCCGGGTCGCCTCGGCCGCGAGCGGCAACGTCGCCTACGGCGGCCCGGCGCTGCGCGCCGCCTCCGGGTACGTGTGGCGGGTGCGCACCTGGGACGCGTCGGGCGCGGCCTCGGCCTGGTCGGCCACCGCGTCCTTCGGCACCGGCCCGGGCACGAGCTGGACCGGCGCCTCGCCGATCTGGGCGGCCGACGCGCTGTGGCGCGACTACACCTTCGAAGGCAGCTTCGTCATCGACGCCAAGTACGCGAGCGTCACCTTCCGCGAGTCCGACACGCGCGACTTCTACCTGTGGCAGTTCAAGGGCAACGGCGAGAACACCATCGCCCCGCAGGTGCAGAAGAACGGCGTCTTCTCCGACCTCAAGGCGGCCGAGCCGCTGCCCTTCGCGCTGGCCACAGGAGCGGCGTACGACTTCCGGATCGTGGCCGCCGGCCCGACCTTCACCACCTACCTCAAGCCCGCCGCCGCGACCGCCTGGACGCCGGTGGACACCACCACCGACGCCACCTTCGCCTCCGGCGGCGTCGGCTTCCGCACCGGGCTGACCGAGCAGGCCACGTTCGACGACATCACCGTCACCGGCTCCGGCGGGACCCTGCTGTACCACAACGACTTCAGCAACCCCGGTGACAGCGGCTTCAGTTGCGGCACCGTCGTGGACCAGGCGCTGTTCATCGACAAGAGCAGGAGCTGCGGCACCGGCTTCGGCTCGGTCGACTGGGTCTTCCTGCGCGGCGACACCACCCTGGCCGCGGGCAAGCGGATCGCCTGGGCCCACCTGTACGCGACGGGCGCCTCCACGGCGCCGACCCGGCAGTTCGTCTACAAGCTGTGGGTCAACGGCGCCTTCACCGGGGTCGGTCCCACCCGGCCGGTCGGCTCGGAGACCCGCTACGACGGCTACGACGTCGCGTCGCTGCTGCGGCCCGGCGCGGTCAACACCCTCGGCGTGCTCGCCTACACCACCAGCGACCAGCGCTTCCTGGCCGACCTCGTGGTCCGCTACACCGACGGCAGCACCCAGACCTTCGGCACCGGGCCCGGCTGGAAGGCCAGAAGCGGCGCCGACGTCCTGCCGAACGCCGGCAGCATCGGCACCGGTTACTACACCGCGCCGATGGAGGACTTCGACTCCCGCGCCTACCCCGCCGGATTCGCCGCCCCCGGCTTCGACGCCTCGTCGTGGACGGCGCCGGTCGTCAAGGCCGCCTTCGCCGATCTGGAGCCCACCCCCACCGCCAAGGTGCGGCAGCAGTTCAAGACCCCGGCCTCCGCGGTCGAGTACGCGCCCGGCGACTACTTCGTCGACTACGGCCGCAGCTGGATCGGCGGGCTCTCCCTCGACCTCACCGGCAGCGCCGGGCAGGTGCTCGACATCCGCTACGGCGAGGTGACCTCGGGCCCCAACACCGTCAGATACAAGACCTCGGCGGGCAACACGTACGAGGACACGTGGACGCTGAAGGCGGGCAGCCAGCACCTGGAGACCTGGGGCCTGCGGGTCTTCCGCTACGTCCAGATCACCGGCGCGCCCACCGGCCTGACCGCCGCCGACCTCACGGCCGAGGCGTACGTCTACCCGTTCGACGAGTCGGCCGGCGTCTTCGACTCCTCCGACGCCGCGCTCGACCAGGTGTGGGCGCTGTCCAGGAACACCGTGGAGATGTCCGACCAGAACCTCTACGTCGACTCCTGGGAGCGCGAGCGCGGCGTCTACGAGGCCGACTCCTACCTGCAGTTGATGGCCAACCTCTACACCGGGGGCGACGCCGCGCTCGGCGACTACTCGCTCAGGTTCCTGCTGTCCAGCCGCACCTGGCCCACCGAGTGGCCGATGTATCTCGTCCTCGCCGTCCACGACAGCTACGAGGCGACCGGCGACACCACCGCGCTCGCCGCCGGCTACACCGCGCTGCGGGGCAAGCTGCCCGACACGTGGTTCGACCCGGCGAGCGGGCTGATCCACAAGACCACCGGCGACACCGGCGGCACCTGCGGCGCCGACTGCGACATCGTGGACTGGCCCGCCTCCGAGCGCGACGGCTACGTGTTCAGCTCGTACAACACCGTGGTCAACGCGATCGGTTACGCCGCCTACCGCGACATGGCCGACATCGCCACCGCGCTCGGCCGCACCGCGGACGCCGCCGCCGACAGCGCCAAGGCCGATGCCATCAAGTCCGCGGTGAACGCGACGATGTGGGACCCGGTCAAGGGCGCGTACCGCGACGGCCTGGACGACTCCGGCGCCCCGATCGGCCACTACGCCGTGCAGGCCAGTGTGTTCGCGACCGCGTTCGGCCTGGCCGACAGCGGGCGGGCGGCGCGGGTCGCGACCTACCTCGGCAGCCGCGGCATGGCGTGCAGCGTCTACTGCGCCGCGTTCATGATCCAGGCGCTCTACGCCGGCGGTCGGCCCGACCTGGCCCACGCGCTGCTGACGTCCACCGGCACCGACAGTTGGCTGAACATGATCAGGGCGGGCGCGGGCGCGACCATGGAGGCCTGGGACCTGTCGCTGAAGCCCAACACCACCTACTCCCACCCGTGGGCAGCCTCGCCCGCCTTCGACATCCCGCGCGACATGTTCGGCATCAGGCCGACCACCCCCGGCTACGCGACCTTCGACATCAGGCCCCAGCCGGGCGGGGTGAGCTGGGCGCACATCACCGTGCCGACCCGGAGGGGCGGGATCGGCGCGGCGTTCCGGACCGCCGCCGACGGCCATGTCGACCTCACGGTGACCGTCCCGCCCAACACCAGCGCCGACGTCTGCCTGCCGAGCGCCGCGACCACCGCGCACGGCTCGCCCCGGGGCGCGGCGCACGCCTCCGGCCACGGCGCCGCCTTCGCCTACCTGGACGGCCACCGGGTCCCGGCCGCGTACGACAACGGCTGTCTGCGGGTGACCGGCGTGCGCCCCGGCCGCCACGTCCTCACCACCGCCCCGGGCCGCTCCGCCGACGCCCGCTGA
- a CDS encoding glycoside hydrolase family 16 protein translates to MKRLPWFLPWFGAARGAAAPASEVPEASGARGHTRGRRGPLAVLSALLLLVAGALALTVSGGSTALAAPAPPSGWTTVFSDDFNGAAGTGLNRSNWLYDLGTGYNYPGAAGNWGTGEIESATDSTTNVYQDGAGHLVIKPVKDASGHWTSGRVETQRTDFAAPAGGQLEISASLQQPNPAHGLGYWPAFWAMGADARPVGATNWPSIGELDIMEDVNALSQHSTTFHCGAWAGECHDPDGISSGLQACAGCQTGFHTYSVIVDRTTTSAEQLRFYLDGSLTYTVNENQVSTATWQAAVDHGFFAIFDVAIGGSYPNKVCGCTSPSADISSGAGMSVDWFAVYRSTGGGAGTTTGGTTAGGRRPAAPRPAAPRADRRPDRPPAAPAAPRRRTSPRASPGPTRATR, encoded by the coding sequence GTGAAACGTCTGCCGTGGTTTCTGCCGTGGTTCGGTGCGGCACGTGGTGCCGCCGCCCCGGCGTCCGAGGTGCCCGAGGCGTCGGGCGCGCGTGGGCACACGCGCGGCCGGCGCGGGCCGCTCGCGGTGCTGAGCGCCCTGCTCCTGCTGGTCGCCGGCGCGCTGGCGCTGACCGTGTCCGGCGGCTCGACCGCGCTGGCCGCCCCGGCGCCGCCGTCGGGGTGGACCACCGTCTTCAGTGACGACTTCAACGGCGCCGCGGGCACCGGGCTGAACCGCTCGAACTGGCTCTACGACCTCGGCACCGGTTACAACTACCCGGGCGCCGCGGGCAATTGGGGCACCGGCGAGATCGAGTCGGCCACCGACTCGACCACGAACGTCTACCAGGACGGCGCCGGCCACCTCGTCATCAAGCCGGTCAAGGACGCGTCCGGGCACTGGACGTCGGGCCGTGTCGAGACCCAGCGCACCGACTTCGCCGCGCCGGCCGGCGGCCAGTTGGAGATCAGCGCGTCGCTCCAGCAGCCCAACCCGGCGCACGGACTGGGCTACTGGCCCGCGTTCTGGGCGATGGGCGCGGACGCCCGGCCGGTCGGGGCGACCAACTGGCCGAGCATCGGCGAGCTGGACATCATGGAGGACGTCAACGCGCTGAGCCAGCACTCCACCACCTTCCACTGCGGCGCCTGGGCCGGGGAGTGCCATGACCCGGACGGCATCAGCAGCGGCCTCCAGGCGTGCGCCGGCTGCCAGACCGGCTTCCACACGTACTCGGTGATCGTGGACCGCACCACCACCTCGGCGGAGCAGCTGCGGTTCTACCTCGACGGCTCCCTGACGTACACCGTCAACGAGAACCAGGTCTCGACGGCCACCTGGCAGGCTGCCGTCGATCACGGCTTCTTCGCGATCTTCGACGTGGCGATCGGCGGCTCGTACCCCAACAAGGTCTGCGGCTGCACCTCGCCCTCGGCCGACATCAGCTCCGGCGCGGGCATGAGCGTCGACTGGTTCGCCGTCTACCGGAGCACGGGCGGCGGCGCCGGCACCACGACCGGCGGCACCACCGCCGGGGGACGACGACCGGCGGCACCACGACCGGCGGCACCACGGGCGGATCGACGACCGGATCGACCGCCGGCAGCACCGGCGGCACCTCGACGCCGGACTTCACCGAGAGCGTCACCCGGACCGACGCGAGCCACGCGCTGA
- a CDS encoding Rrf2 family transcriptional regulator, whose product MSANSRLTIAAHALAWIGLYQRQGHEVATSEQIATSANTNPVVIRRLLGDLRRAGLVESRRGVGAGWSLARELESMTLLDVYEAVEPGPLFALHRATPNQGCVVGHGIQPAMRSIYEGIEETVRHELARVTLATVLRDVLAAPR is encoded by the coding sequence ATGAGCGCCAACAGCAGGCTGACCATCGCCGCCCACGCGCTGGCCTGGATCGGCCTCTACCAGCGCCAGGGGCATGAGGTCGCCACGTCCGAGCAGATCGCGACCAGCGCGAACACCAATCCGGTGGTGATCAGACGGCTGCTCGGCGACCTGCGCAGGGCCGGGCTCGTGGAGTCCCGGCGGGGCGTGGGCGCGGGCTGGTCGCTGGCGCGCGAGCTGGAGTCGATGACCCTGCTCGACGTGTACGAGGCAGTGGAACCCGGGCCGCTGTTCGCCCTGCACCGCGCCACCCCGAACCAGGGGTGCGTGGTGGGCCACGGCATCCAGCCGGCGATGCGGAGCATCTACGAGGGCATCGAGGAGACCGTGAGACACGAACTGGCCCGCGTCACCCTCGCGACCGTCCTCCGGGACGTACTCGCCGCACCTCGCTGA
- a CDS encoding SDR family NAD(P)-dependent oxidoreductase: MSKPLTGKVALVTGGSRGLGAATVRLLAEQGADVAFTYVSSEKQAQAVVDEVHGKGAKAVALKSDQADTSRAPALIDDVVAHFGGLDILVNNAAISVEQGRRVDDPDADTAALDRMHATNYLGVIAVIRAASRVLRRGGRIITVSSGLGSRVGIPGVADYAATKSGVERYTMGVARDLGPRDITANVVEAGLMDSGMQPPNPDTLKALLSSLSLQRMGHPDEIAAAIAFLASPAASYVTGAVLDAHGGYNA; encoded by the coding sequence ATGAGCAAGCCACTGACGGGCAAGGTCGCCCTGGTCACCGGGGGGTCGCGGGGGCTGGGAGCCGCGACCGTACGGCTGCTGGCCGAGCAGGGCGCCGACGTCGCCTTCACCTACGTCAGCTCCGAGAAGCAGGCGCAGGCCGTCGTCGACGAGGTGCACGGCAAGGGAGCCAAAGCCGTCGCCCTCAAGTCCGACCAGGCGGACACGAGCCGGGCGCCGGCGCTGATCGACGACGTGGTCGCGCACTTCGGCGGCCTGGACATCCTCGTCAACAACGCGGCGATCTCCGTGGAGCAGGGCCGCAGGGTGGACGACCCGGACGCCGACACCGCCGCGCTGGACCGGATGCACGCCACCAACTACCTCGGCGTGATCGCCGTCATCCGGGCCGCCTCTCGAGTGCTGCGCAGGGGCGGCCGCATCATCACGGTGAGTTCCGGACTGGGCTCCCGGGTCGGCATCCCGGGCGTGGCCGACTACGCGGCGACCAAGTCGGGCGTCGAGAGGTACACCATGGGGGTCGCACGGGACCTCGGGCCCCGCGACATCACGGCCAACGTCGTGGAGGCCGGGCTGATGGACAGCGGCATGCAACCGCCGAACCCCGACACCCTCAAGGCCCTGCTCAGCTCGCTGTCCCTGCAACGCATGGGGCACCCCGACGAGATCGCCGCGGCGATCGCCTTCCTGGCGAGCCCCGCCGCGTCGTACGTCACAGGCGCGGTGCTGGACGCCCACGGCGGCTACAACGCCTGA
- a CDS encoding IS982 family transposase, with translation MTTNLKALATALYVKIDDCLAGSRRSGRPPRLSDAELLTLAVMQALLGFVSEARWLRYTRTHLSAEFPYLPGQSGYNKRLRAANTLISRFIRTLARDSDLWHDDVWIVDSTPVECARSRPTAKRSDLAGWAGYGYCPSHSRFFWGLRLHLMCTPGGLPIAWALANPKVDEREILADMLTRDPDLPATHPGQTIIGDKGYVSHQLDAHLAQLGPTLIRPSYRNRKPRPDEHLLKPIRQLIESVNDTLKGQLDLERHGARTPEGVLARIGQRILALTTAIWHNRNTGSPITRSLIAYDH, from the coding sequence GTGACGACAAACCTCAAGGCCCTCGCGACAGCACTCTACGTGAAGATCGATGACTGTCTGGCAGGATCGCGGCGCTCAGGACGCCCGCCCCGACTGTCGGACGCCGAACTGCTGACGCTGGCGGTCATGCAGGCACTGCTCGGCTTCGTCTCCGAGGCCAGATGGCTGCGCTACACCCGCACCCACCTGTCGGCCGAGTTCCCCTACCTGCCCGGCCAGTCCGGCTACAACAAACGCCTACGCGCCGCGAACACCCTGATCAGCCGCTTCATCCGCACACTGGCCCGCGACAGCGACCTGTGGCACGACGACGTGTGGATCGTGGACTCCACACCGGTGGAATGCGCCCGCTCCCGCCCGACGGCCAAACGCTCCGACCTGGCCGGATGGGCCGGCTACGGCTACTGCCCCTCGCACTCACGGTTCTTCTGGGGCCTGCGCCTGCACCTGATGTGCACCCCCGGCGGACTGCCCATCGCCTGGGCTCTGGCCAACCCCAAGGTCGACGAACGCGAAATCCTGGCCGACATGCTCACCCGCGACCCCGACCTGCCGGCCACCCACCCCGGGCAGACCATCATCGGCGACAAGGGCTACGTCTCCCACCAGCTCGACGCCCACCTGGCGCAACTGGGCCCGACCCTGATCAGACCCAGCTACCGCAACCGCAAACCCCGCCCCGACGAGCACCTGCTCAAGCCGATCCGGCAGCTCATCGAGTCCGTCAACGACACCCTCAAAGGCCAACTCGACCTCGAACGCCACGGCGCCAGAACACCAGAAGGAGTCCTGGCCCGCATCGGCCAACGCATCCTCGCCCTGACCACCGCCATCTGGCACAACCGCAACACCGGAAGCCCCATCACCAGATCACTGATCGCCTACGACCACTAA
- a CDS encoding DUF2267 domain-containing protein gives MTRHDLVGKVRDLGRYTTDREAEGVLRAVLAALGAQLVGDERCDLAAVLPDEARTVFAAQIPLTEPVDARGFVDLVARALGTSPAEARWHSGSVLAALDEAAGRSLTDRVLAQLPPGYALLFGRAQLATAA, from the coding sequence ATGACCCGGCACGACCTCGTCGGGAAGGTGCGCGACCTCGGCCGTTACACCACCGACCGGGAGGCCGAGGGCGTCCTGCGGGCGGTGCTGGCCGCGCTCGGCGCACAGCTCGTCGGCGACGAGCGCTGCGACCTGGCCGCCGTCCTCCCCGACGAGGCCCGCACCGTCTTCGCCGCGCAGATCCCGCTGACCGAGCCGGTCGACGCCCGGGGCTTCGTCGACCTGGTGGCCCGCGCCCTCGGCACCTCCCCGGCCGAGGCCCGCTGGCACAGCGGCTCGGTCCTCGCGGCCCTCGACGAGGCGGCCGGCCGGTCCCTCACCGACCGTGTCCTGGCCCAACTGCCCCCCGGCTACGCGCTGCTCTTCGGTCGCGCGCAACTCGCCACGGCCGCCTGA
- a CDS encoding Hsp20/alpha crystallin family protein → MLMRTDPFRELDRLTQQFLGANGTWSRPAPMPLDAYRTDDEYVMCFDLPGVDPEAIDIDVERNMLTVKAERRPRGDGDNVKWELSERPLGVFSRQVMLSDTLDPEGISADYDAGVLTLRIPVAEKAKPRKIAISHRGDRKQIRA, encoded by the coding sequence ATGCTGATGCGCACTGACCCGTTCCGCGAACTGGACCGGCTGACCCAGCAGTTCCTGGGCGCCAACGGCACCTGGTCCCGGCCGGCTCCGATGCCGCTGGACGCGTACCGCACCGACGACGAGTACGTGATGTGCTTCGACCTGCCGGGCGTCGACCCGGAGGCGATCGACATCGACGTCGAGCGGAACATGCTGACCGTCAAGGCGGAGCGCCGCCCGCGCGGTGACGGCGACAACGTGAAGTGGGAGCTGTCCGAGCGCCCGCTCGGCGTCTTCTCCCGCCAGGTCATGCTGTCGGACACCCTGGACCCGGAAGGCATCAGCGCCGACTACGACGCGGGCGTGCTCACCCTGCGGATCCCGGTGGCCGAGAAGGCCAAGCCCCGCAAGATCGCGATCAGCCACCGTGGCGACCGCAAGCAGATCCGAGCCTGA
- a CDS encoding FAD/NAD(P)-binding protein — protein sequence MSSGDLAVCIVGAGPRGLSVLERICANERKSASHRSVTVHVVDPARPGPGAVWRTDQSPRLLMNTVASQVTVYTDASVEMEGPVEPGPSLYEWAAAELRAPDRAPGPDDYPSRALYGRYLQAAFDRLVATAPPHVSVRVHRARATALDDADDADDADDAEGTDAAEGTDAAADTDSTDSADPASAVAYRHGPNDADPQGPSPRQTLTLSDGLALTGIDAVVLAQGHVATRPAPDERALADACARQGLVLLPRANPADLDLSVVRPGEPVLLRGLGLNFFDHMALLTEGRDGTYTRVAGRLVYRPSHREPRLFAGSRRGVPYHARGENEKGAYGRHLPRLLTPDAVARLRERAAAGDPAGFGRDLWPLIDTEVRSVYYGALLAADGRGDRREEFVAACLATPRGRRSPRFWTRTASARGSGGTGSGSPGPTATGASPTGPRTAPGCWSTSPRTCGRRAAATSAGRSRPPSTCCATCATRYGSPSTTAASTAAPTATNSTAGTRRSTASCPSGRRPRGSRS from the coding sequence ATGAGCAGTGGGGATCTCGCCGTCTGCATCGTCGGCGCCGGCCCGCGCGGACTGTCGGTCCTGGAGCGGATCTGCGCCAACGAGCGGAAGTCCGCGTCACACCGCTCGGTGACGGTGCACGTCGTGGACCCCGCGCGGCCCGGTCCCGGCGCGGTGTGGCGCACCGACCAGTCCCCGCGGCTGCTGATGAACACCGTCGCCTCCCAGGTCACCGTCTACACCGACGCCAGCGTGGAGATGGAGGGGCCGGTCGAGCCCGGGCCGAGCCTGTACGAGTGGGCCGCCGCGGAGTTACGCGCCCCGGACCGCGCGCCGGGCCCCGACGACTACCCCAGCAGAGCCCTGTACGGCCGCTACCTCCAGGCCGCGTTCGACCGTCTGGTGGCCACCGCCCCGCCGCACGTGTCGGTACGGGTGCACCGCGCCCGCGCGACGGCCCTGGACGACGCGGACGACGCGGACGACGCGGACGACGCGGAGGGCACGGACGCCGCGGAGGGCACGGACGCCGCGGCCGACACGGACAGCACGGACAGCGCGGACCCCGCGAGCGCCGTCGCCTACAGGCACGGCCCGAACGACGCCGACCCCCAAGGACCGTCCCCGCGGCAGACGCTGACCCTCTCCGACGGCCTCGCCCTCACCGGCATCGACGCCGTCGTCCTCGCGCAGGGCCACGTGGCGACCCGGCCCGCCCCGGACGAGCGGGCGCTGGCCGACGCCTGCGCCCGGCAGGGCCTGGTCCTGCTGCCCCGGGCCAACCCGGCCGACCTCGACCTGTCCGTCGTGCGCCCCGGCGAGCCCGTCCTGCTGCGCGGCCTCGGGCTGAACTTCTTCGACCACATGGCGCTGCTGACCGAGGGCCGCGACGGAACGTACACCCGCGTCGCCGGCCGCCTCGTCTACCGCCCGTCGCACCGCGAGCCGCGGCTGTTCGCCGGCTCCCGGCGCGGCGTGCCGTACCACGCCCGCGGCGAGAACGAGAAGGGCGCGTACGGCCGGCACCTGCCCCGGCTGCTCACCCCGGACGCCGTCGCCCGGCTGCGCGAGCGCGCGGCGGCCGGGGACCCGGCGGGCTTCGGCAGGGACCTGTGGCCGCTGATCGACACGGAGGTGCGGAGCGTCTACTACGGCGCGCTGCTGGCCGCCGACGGCCGCGGGGACCGGCGGGAGGAGTTCGTCGCGGCCTGCCTGGCGACGCCGCGGGGCCGGCGGAGTCCGCGCTTCTGGACGCGTACGGCATCCGCCCGCGGGAGCGGTGGGACTGGGAGCGGATCGCCCGGCCCTACGGCGACCGGCGCTTCGCCGACCGGTCCGCGTACCGCGCCTGGCTGCTGGAGTACCTCGCCGAGGACGTGCGGGAGGCGCGCCGCGGCAACGTCGGCGGGCCGCTCAAGGCCGCCCTCGACGTGCTGCGCGACCTGCGCAACGAGGTACGGCTCGCCGTCGACCACGGCGGCATCGACGGCGGCTCCTACCGCGACGAACTCGACGGCTGGTACACGCCGTTCAACGGCTTCCTGTCCATCGGGCCGCCGGCCTCGCGGATCGAGGAGCTGA